In Spirochaeta thermophila DSM 6578, the following proteins share a genomic window:
- the leuC gene encoding 3-isopropylmalate dehydratase large subunit, which produces MAGKTLFQKVWEAHVVDRLPTGQYQLFIGLHLIHEVTSPQAFAALREKGLKVAFPERTFATVDHIVPTHDQGRPFVDPQAERMMQELEKNVREFGIRFFNLESGRQGIVHVIGPELGLTQPGMTIACGDSHTSTHGAFGSLGFGIGTSQIRDVLATGTLAMEPLKVRKIEVNGRLGPGVTPKDVILFIINRLGVKGGIGYAYEYAGDVFENMEMDGRMTVCNMSIEGGARIGYVNPDEKTFAYLKGREFAPRGEAWDRAVSYWRSVASDPDAVYDDVVVFDAAEIAPMVTWGITPGQSVPVDGVLPDPAALPESEREIAELAYRHMGFRPGMRILGTRIDVAFVGSCTNGRISDLRAAAEVVRGKKVAPHVRAFVVPGSMQVKRQAEEEGLHEIFMDAGFEWRGAGCSICLGMNLDRLEGDQISASSSNRNFIGRQGSPKGRTLLMSPQMVAAAAIAGEVVDIREVG; this is translated from the coding sequence ATGGCCGGGAAGACCCTCTTTCAAAAGGTGTGGGAGGCACACGTGGTGGATCGACTGCCCACGGGGCAGTACCAGCTCTTCATCGGGCTCCACCTCATCCACGAGGTGACGAGCCCCCAGGCGTTCGCGGCCCTGAGGGAGAAGGGGCTCAAGGTGGCGTTCCCTGAGCGCACCTTCGCCACGGTGGATCACATCGTCCCCACCCACGACCAGGGACGGCCCTTCGTGGATCCACAGGCGGAACGCATGATGCAGGAGCTCGAGAAGAACGTGCGTGAGTTCGGCATCAGGTTCTTCAACCTGGAGAGCGGACGGCAGGGGATCGTCCATGTGATAGGGCCGGAGCTCGGTCTCACCCAGCCCGGCATGACCATCGCGTGCGGCGATTCGCATACCTCGACGCATGGGGCCTTCGGGTCGCTCGGATTCGGTATCGGTACGAGTCAGATCCGTGATGTGCTCGCCACGGGTACCCTCGCCATGGAGCCGCTCAAGGTGAGGAAGATAGAGGTGAACGGGCGACTCGGTCCGGGGGTGACCCCGAAGGACGTGATCCTCTTCATCATCAACCGGCTCGGTGTGAAGGGGGGTATAGGGTACGCCTATGAGTATGCAGGGGATGTCTTCGAGAACATGGAGATGGATGGTCGGATGACGGTGTGCAACATGTCGATAGAGGGTGGGGCGAGGATCGGATACGTGAACCCCGATGAGAAGACCTTTGCCTATCTCAAAGGCAGGGAGTTCGCCCCCAGGGGAGAGGCATGGGACAGGGCCGTCTCGTACTGGAGGAGTGTGGCCTCTGATCCGGATGCGGTCTACGATGACGTGGTGGTCTTCGATGCTGCCGAGATCGCGCCCATGGTGACGTGGGGGATCACGCCGGGACAGAGTGTGCCCGTGGACGGGGTGCTCCCGGATCCTGCGGCCCTGCCCGAGAGCGAGCGGGAGATCGCCGAGTTGGCGTACCGCCATATGGGGTTCAGGCCGGGCATGCGGATCCTCGGCACCAGGATCGACGTGGCCTTCGTGGGGAGCTGTACGAACGGCCGGATCTCCGACCTCAGGGCCGCGGCGGAGGTGGTGAGGGGCAAGAAGGTGGCGCCTCATGTGCGGGCCTTCGTGGTGCCGGGATCGATGCAGGTGAAGCGGCAGGCCGAGGAGGAGGGGCTTCACGAGATCTTCATGGATGCCGGATTCGAGTGGCGCGGGGCCGGATGCTCGATCTGTCTGGGGATGAACCTCGACAGGCTCGAGGGCGACCAGATCAGCGCGAGCTCGAGCAACAGGAACTTCATCGGTCGTCAGGGGAGTCCCAAGGGGCGTACCCTGCTCATGTCCCCGCAGATGGTGGCTGCTGCGGCCATCGCAGGGGAAGTAGTGGATATACGAGAGGTAGGATAG
- the leuD gene encoding 3-isopropylmalate dehydratase small subunit — protein MTNIIRIAGTMVPVRGNDIDTDRIIPARYLKEITFERMGEYAFYDERFGEDGTPTDHPFNRYKGASILVANANFGCGSSREHAAQAVMRWGIRAIVAESYGEIFAGNCTMIGVPPVVASQEVVEALQTLAEARPEARVEIDLEEMVVRGEDFSYPVSMPEGRREAFLKGYWDSTALLLSNLEKTRKVAAGLPYVRGFE, from the coding sequence ATGACGAACATCATCCGCATAGCGGGTACCATGGTGCCGGTTCGTGGAAACGATATCGATACCGACAGGATCATCCCGGCCCGGTATCTCAAGGAGATCACCTTCGAGAGGATGGGTGAGTACGCCTTCTACGACGAGCGTTTCGGAGAGGACGGCACGCCCACGGACCATCCGTTCAACCGCTACAAAGGGGCGAGCATCCTCGTGGCGAACGCCAACTTCGGATGCGGGTCGAGCAGAGAACACGCTGCCCAGGCGGTGATGCGCTGGGGGATCCGGGCGATCGTGGCCGAGTCGTACGGGGAGATCTTCGCGGGCAACTGCACCATGATAGGGGTTCCACCGGTCGTGGCCTCGCAGGAGGTGGTGGAGGCCCTCCAGACCCTCGCCGAGGCACGCCCCGAGGCCCGGGTGGAGATCGACCTCGAGGAGATGGTGGTGCGGGGGGAGGATTTTTCCTACCCCGTTTCCATGCCCGAAGGAAGGAGGGAAGCCTTCCTGAAGGGGTATTGGGATTCCACGGCCCTGCTCCTGAGCAACCTCGAGAAGACCCGGAAGGTGGCGGCGGGCCTTCCCTATGTGAGGGGTTTCGAGTAA
- a CDS encoding aminopeptidase, producing the protein MRFLAMGIHDERLVRPARAVVQESLGVKAGERVLIVTNPGAEIFRIACAVYDAAAELGARPVLVVQPRKTSLDYAEDAVIEALASEPEVFCSLSEEKLGKDRRGLSRPYVWEGKEYDHIHGFLREGKKVMRSFWSPSLTLDTFLRTVDIDYETLASVCRKVKARLEGAVEVHVTSPSGTDLRFSVEGRTPFLDDGLFREPGEGGNLPAGEVFVSPVVGSAEGVVSFDGSIALADGIAIPSTPVRVTFEEGYVVSVEGEDEAAELLSASLEAGKKQALDFEQEGLLPRGQGQVYARNARHLGEFGIGLNEKARIVGNMLEDEKVYGTCHFAIGSNYDEDAKALIHLDALVKNPTIRVRRDSSWEVLMEEGTLVG; encoded by the coding sequence GTGCGTTTCCTCGCTATGGGTATCCACGACGAACGTCTCGTAAGGCCCGCGCGGGCCGTGGTGCAGGAGAGTCTCGGCGTGAAGGCTGGTGAACGGGTCCTCATCGTGACCAATCCGGGGGCGGAGATCTTCCGCATCGCCTGTGCGGTCTACGATGCAGCGGCAGAGCTGGGGGCACGGCCGGTCCTCGTGGTGCAGCCCAGGAAGACGAGCCTCGACTACGCAGAGGATGCGGTGATAGAGGCCCTCGCGAGCGAGCCGGAGGTCTTCTGCTCCCTTTCTGAAGAGAAACTCGGTAAGGACAGACGGGGGCTCTCCCGGCCGTACGTCTGGGAGGGCAAGGAGTACGACCACATACACGGCTTCCTCCGCGAGGGGAAGAAGGTGATGAGGAGCTTCTGGTCTCCTTCGCTCACACTCGATACCTTCCTGAGGACGGTGGACATCGACTACGAGACCCTTGCCTCGGTATGCCGGAAGGTGAAGGCGCGACTCGAAGGTGCCGTGGAGGTGCACGTCACCTCACCTTCGGGCACCGATCTGCGGTTTTCGGTGGAGGGGCGCACCCCGTTTCTCGACGACGGGCTCTTCAGGGAGCCGGGTGAGGGGGGAAACCTCCCGGCGGGTGAGGTCTTCGTCTCGCCCGTGGTGGGTTCGGCCGAGGGGGTGGTCTCCTTCGACGGGAGCATCGCCCTTGCGGACGGTATCGCCATCCCTTCCACTCCGGTGCGGGTGACGTTCGAGGAGGGGTATGTCGTCTCGGTGGAAGGGGAAGACGAGGCGGCGGAGCTCCTCTCGGCTTCCCTCGAGGCAGGCAAGAAGCAGGCCCTGGACTTCGAGCAGGAGGGGTTGCTCCCTCGGGGGCAGGGGCAGGTCTACGCGAGAAACGCGCGGCATCTCGGTGAGTTCGGAATAGGGCTCAACGAGAAGGCACGGATCGTGGGCAACATGCTCGAGGACGAGAAAGTCTACGGCACGTGTCATTTCGCCATAGGAAGCAACTACGACGAGGATGCGAAGGCCCTCATCCACCTGGATGCCCTGGTGAAGAACCCTACCATCAGGGTGAGACGGGACTCCTCCTGGGAGGTCCTGATGGAGGAAGGGACGCTCGTCGGTTAG
- a CDS encoding hemolysin family protein, with translation MIVPLLVLAFLLFLSAFFSGTETAFTSLSFVDIQTLKKKAPKKGHLIEKMLSQPDIFLTTVLIGNNLANLSASAFTTTLTIRLAGSTAVGLSTGVLTMVVLLFSEILPKRLAFHHNTFIALHTVRILWILSFAFRPVIWILSGITRILLPRNEQPPLTEEAILHTLSLAHSTGALEPYKTRMMRRIIRFSEATLHTIMTHRTRIFSLPQALTVGEALPHVLSRPFSRIPLYHQNPEDISGIVHLRDLLKAHAGGKADTPLFRLAVTPLFLPETMRIYDAFTALTKAQHKMAIVLDEYGGLAGLVTTEDIIEEIVGELYDENEQKEETPLRRLPHGWYKVAGKAPLYLLLETFELDLEEKPDASTVAGYLTEVRGTLPEPGEVIETPLGTFKVTARSKTSIDWVEYLPPGREEHGEGPLPR, from the coding sequence ATGATCGTACCCCTCCTGGTCCTCGCCTTTCTCCTCTTTCTCTCGGCCTTCTTCTCGGGGACCGAAACGGCCTTCACCTCCCTCTCCTTCGTGGATATCCAGACACTCAAGAAAAAGGCCCCGAAGAAGGGACACCTCATAGAGAAGATGCTCTCGCAGCCCGACATCTTCCTCACCACGGTGCTCATCGGAAACAACCTCGCAAACCTCAGCGCCTCCGCCTTCACCACCACCCTCACCATCCGGCTCGCAGGAAGTACCGCGGTGGGACTCTCCACAGGCGTACTCACCATGGTGGTCCTCCTCTTCTCGGAAATCCTGCCCAAACGCCTCGCCTTCCACCACAACACCTTCATCGCGCTCCACACCGTCCGCATCCTCTGGATACTCTCGTTCGCCTTCAGGCCCGTGATCTGGATCCTCTCCGGCATCACCCGCATCCTCCTCCCCCGGAACGAACAACCCCCGCTCACCGAAGAGGCCATACTCCACACCCTCTCCCTCGCCCACAGCACCGGCGCCCTCGAGCCCTACAAGACCCGTATGATGCGGCGCATCATACGCTTCAGCGAGGCCACGCTCCACACCATCATGACCCACAGGACACGCATCTTCAGCCTTCCTCAGGCACTCACCGTGGGAGAAGCCCTCCCCCACGTCCTCTCACGACCCTTCTCACGAATTCCCCTCTACCACCAGAACCCCGAGGACATCAGCGGAATCGTGCACCTCAGGGATCTCCTCAAGGCTCACGCAGGGGGAAAGGCAGACACCCCCCTCTTCAGACTCGCCGTCACCCCCCTCTTCCTCCCCGAGACCATGCGGATCTACGACGCCTTCACCGCCCTCACCAAGGCGCAACACAAGATGGCCATCGTACTCGACGAATACGGAGGCCTCGCCGGTCTCGTGACCACCGAGGACATCATCGAGGAGATCGTGGGAGAACTCTACGACGAGAACGAGCAGAAGGAGGAGACCCCCCTCCGGCGCCTCCCACACGGCTGGTACAAGGTCGCGGGGAAGGCTCCTCTCTATCTCCTCCTGGAGACCTTCGAGCTCGATCTGGAGGAAAAACCGGATGCCTCCACGGTCGCCGGTTATCTCACGGAAGTACGCGGCACCCTCCCCGAGCCGGGAGAGGTGATCGAGACACCTCTCGGCACCTTCAAGGTGACGGCCCGCTCGAAGACATCGATCGATTGGGTCGAGTACCTGCCACCGGGAAGGGAGGAACACGGGGAGGGCCCTCTCCCCCGCTAA
- the trxA gene encoding thioredoxin, with product MTHKLTTEDFKEKVFDYENETEWKYKGDVPAIIDFYADWCGPCKMVAPILEEIADEYEGKLVVYKVNTDEEQELAMVFGIQSIPSILFIPVEEQPQLAVGAIPREVFDQAIKEVLHVE from the coding sequence ATGACACACAAACTTACCACCGAAGACTTCAAGGAAAAGGTCTTCGACTACGAGAACGAGACCGAATGGAAGTATAAAGGAGACGTTCCCGCCATCATCGACTTCTATGCCGACTGGTGCGGCCCCTGCAAGATGGTGGCGCCCATCCTGGAAGAAATCGCCGACGAGTACGAAGGCAAGCTCGTGGTCTACAAGGTGAACACAGACGAAGAACAGGAACTGGCGATGGTCTTCGGCATTCAGAGCATCCCTTCCATTCTCTTCATCCCTGTGGAAGAACAACCTCAGCTCGCCGTGGGCGCCATCCCTCGGGAAGTCTTCGATCAGGCCATCAAAGAAGTGCTCCACGTGGAGTGA
- a CDS encoding DUF4230 domain-containing protein: MKRILLALPMAIVVILLAITLVLLRFRLDTPPSIDNSTPQFLSERELSLLVTTEYTVKIVFPHDFLPAGTTPSVYRTLTRKAASGEPLTPEETANMEVYDFLDRMGHPFYLFPYDFIVVDLTVRAGYDFSDPTLPPPAAWWNEDGLLEVPPTAILSITMGDTPHTEDYPAIRLSASQWKETSAFIISHAPSILPVEDILEHATRSARRALGALFSGRRASSMLY, from the coding sequence ATGAAACGGATCCTCCTTGCCCTCCCCATGGCGATCGTCGTCATCCTCCTCGCCATCACCCTCGTCCTCCTCCGCTTCCGCCTCGACACACCGCCATCGATCGACAACAGCACCCCACAGTTCCTCTCGGAACGCGAGCTCTCCCTCCTCGTCACCACCGAGTACACCGTGAAGATCGTCTTCCCCCACGACTTCCTCCCTGCCGGCACCACCCCCTCGGTCTACCGCACCCTCACGCGAAAAGCCGCCTCAGGAGAGCCCCTCACCCCGGAGGAGACGGCCAACATGGAAGTCTACGACTTCCTCGATCGCATGGGGCACCCCTTCTACCTCTTCCCCTACGACTTCATCGTGGTCGACCTCACCGTACGTGCAGGCTACGACTTCTCGGACCCCACCCTCCCCCCTCCCGCCGCGTGGTGGAACGAAGACGGCCTCCTGGAGGTCCCCCCCACCGCCATCCTCTCCATCACCATGGGGGACACCCCTCACACCGAGGACTACCCCGCCATCAGGCTCAGCGCCTCCCAGTGGAAGGAGACCTCAGCCTTCATCATCTCCCACGCCCCCTCCATCCTCCCGGTGGAAGACATACTCGAACACGCCACCCGCTCCGCCCGCCGCGCACTCGGCGCCCTCTTCAGTGGACGGCGCGCCTCTTCTATGCTATATTGA
- a CDS encoding DUF4230 domain-containing protein — MKPLLPFALLPLLLSTCRPSPPPPERIAYHIKEVLLLGTYEYTYRDIIYIEDPNWLARLFKVDHPLLFSIVYHIQAGIDLSTLTITRHPTDPGHLIISHEPARILSIDADERAIHEYFGAPNTYPHPRLLEEINRRKPAVEQLAISQGLLEKAQARAHLLVEELLREAGYTTIEWHIESGGPEG; from the coding sequence ATGAAACCTCTCCTCCCGTTCGCACTCCTTCCTCTCCTCCTGTCCACCTGCAGACCCTCCCCGCCCCCACCCGAACGGATCGCATACCACATCAAGGAAGTACTCCTCCTCGGAACCTACGAATACACCTACAGGGACATCATCTACATAGAAGACCCGAACTGGCTCGCCCGACTCTTCAAAGTCGACCACCCGCTCCTCTTCTCCATCGTCTACCACATCCAGGCCGGCATAGACCTCTCCACCCTCACCATCACCCGGCACCCCACCGATCCCGGACACCTCATCATCAGCCACGAACCCGCCCGCATTCTCTCCATCGACGCCGACGAGCGCGCGATCCACGAGTACTTCGGAGCCCCCAACACCTACCCTCATCCCCGCCTCCTCGAGGAGATCAACCGGAGGAAACCGGCCGTGGAACAGCTGGCCATCTCGCAAGGGCTCCTGGAGAAGGCCCAGGCCAGAGCCCACCTCCTCGTGGAGGAACTCCTCCGTGAAGCGGGCTATACCACCATCGAGTGGCACATCGAGAGCGGAGGACCCGAAGGATGA
- a CDS encoding HisA/HisF-related TIM barrel protein — translation MWCVPAIDVLEGRGVRLLQGDYGRVTVYDEDPVARVRAFVEAGARRVHVVDLDAARGRGDNRGVIARMVRAAGEGVVVEVGGGVRTERDVEELLSVGAGALVVGTVLVRDPGRVERWVQQYGRVFWAGIDARDGVVRVQGWEEEGGVEDVALAGRARDLGLCGVIYTNIARDGMLSGPDVEGARRVGEAAGLPVVVSGGVGGVEDVRRVAAEGGRWVCGVILGKAVYEGRVDLPALFREFPQGGLVRLEGRMM, via the coding sequence ATGTGGTGTGTGCCTGCAATCGATGTGCTGGAAGGTCGGGGGGTGCGGCTCCTGCAGGGGGACTATGGGCGGGTGACGGTGTACGACGAGGATCCCGTGGCCCGCGTGCGGGCCTTCGTGGAGGCGGGGGCGAGGAGGGTCCATGTGGTGGATCTGGATGCGGCGAGGGGGAGGGGGGACAATCGGGGGGTGATCGCTCGGATGGTGAGAGCGGCGGGGGAGGGTGTGGTGGTGGAGGTGGGTGGAGGGGTGCGTACGGAGAGGGACGTGGAGGAGCTCCTCTCGGTCGGGGCGGGGGCCCTGGTGGTGGGGACGGTGCTGGTGCGGGATCCCGGGCGTGTGGAGCGGTGGGTGCAGCAGTACGGGAGGGTGTTCTGGGCGGGGATCGATGCGAGGGACGGGGTGGTGAGGGTGCAGGGGTGGGAGGAGGAGGGGGGTGTGGAGGATGTGGCTCTCGCGGGGAGGGCGAGGGACCTGGGGTTGTGCGGGGTGATCTACACCAATATCGCACGGGACGGGATGCTCTCAGGGCCCGATGTGGAGGGTGCACGGCGGGTGGGTGAGGCGGCGGGGCTCCCGGTGGTGGTTTCGGGAGGGGTCGGGGGGGTGGAGGATGTGCGGCGGGTGGCCGCGGAGGGGGGGAGGTGGGTGTGCGGGGTGATCCTGGGGAAGGCGGTCTACGAGGGGAGGGTCGACCTGCCTGCGCTCTTCCGGGAGTTCCCGCAGGGGGGTCTCGTCCGACTCGAGGGGAGGATGATGTGA
- the hisE gene encoding phosphoribosyl-ATP diphosphatase encodes MHKSETKEAFVKEAVFPAVCVDGEGRVVGAVLQNEKARDKSLEQKEVWMVHPATGRVVPAGMGPVVRVVQEEGWVRVVVRGEGRGEVREEEGVVRGDEGGVLERLEGVVRARRSAMPEGSYTTHLFSSGGEKIRKKTGEEAIELLLAPSRERIVYEAADFLYHLMVLLVWEGIAFRDVLEELSRRFDR; translated from the coding sequence ATGCACAAGAGCGAGACCAAGGAGGCGTTCGTGAAAGAGGCGGTGTTCCCTGCAGTGTGTGTGGACGGGGAGGGGCGGGTGGTGGGGGCGGTGCTCCAGAACGAGAAGGCGAGGGACAAGAGTCTCGAGCAGAAGGAGGTCTGGATGGTCCACCCCGCGACGGGGCGGGTGGTGCCGGCGGGGATGGGGCCGGTGGTGCGGGTGGTGCAGGAGGAGGGGTGGGTGCGGGTGGTGGTGAGGGGCGAGGGGAGGGGGGAGGTGCGGGAGGAGGAGGGGGTGGTGCGGGGGGATGAGGGGGGGGTGTTGGAACGGCTCGAGGGGGTGGTGCGGGCGAGGCGGAGCGCCATGCCTGAAGGATCGTATACCACCCACCTGTTCTCGTCCGGAGGGGAGAAGATACGGAAGAAGACCGGAGAGGAGGCGATCGAGCTCCTTCTCGCACCTTCCCGGGAGAGGATCGTCTACGAGGCGGCCGACTTCCTGTATCATCTCATGGTCCTCCTGGTATGGGAAGGGATCGCGTTTCGGGACGTGCTGGAAGAGCTCTCCCGCCGGTTCGATCGGTGA
- a CDS encoding ABC transporter substrate-binding protein, which produces MRSSVLRYVVVVLVVLGVVAGGIWIASSGPRRPVYTVGVLLPLGDRELAPIGRRIKALVERFSEEVVEPEELPWRLRFEFLDTGGDPAQVIRTMRSLLLSGKDVVAFIGPHISRTAIPAGGVAESLGIPLIAPIATHPEVVGGRRYVFRLVASDEFQARVLCRYAYERLGVRRLGVLFDGADDYSRDMAAQISRIFPAGGGEVVVEGFVSDEERSEALQRLVGYEPEGIVLPLFREQLVRVAGELEAAGYTGFLLGPDSWGTLTPEDRISGYWVTHWDFTFNESPSSRFLERFLAERGEEPDVYVYFCDALFFLWEGVKGMDRLSPEEVRNALMMKRGFVGALGSCEFLEDGEPWRHLYVMERLPGGRTVVRDLLDPVE; this is translated from the coding sequence ATGAGGTCCTCCGTCCTCCGGTACGTGGTGGTCGTCCTCGTGGTTCTCGGTGTGGTGGCCGGAGGGATCTGGATCGCCTCTTCCGGCCCTCGCCGGCCGGTCTATACCGTGGGAGTCCTGCTTCCCCTGGGGGATCGAGAGCTCGCCCCCATCGGAAGGAGGATAAAGGCCCTCGTGGAACGCTTCTCCGAGGAGGTGGTGGAGCCGGAGGAGCTTCCCTGGCGGCTTCGTTTCGAGTTCCTCGATACCGGTGGGGATCCGGCGCAGGTGATCCGTACGATGAGATCGCTCCTTCTCTCGGGGAAGGACGTGGTTGCCTTCATCGGTCCTCACATCTCCCGGACGGCCATCCCTGCCGGAGGGGTGGCGGAGAGCCTGGGTATACCCCTCATCGCCCCGATCGCCACTCATCCGGAGGTGGTGGGAGGACGTCGGTATGTCTTCAGGCTGGTGGCTTCCGACGAGTTCCAGGCCAGAGTCCTCTGCCGGTATGCGTACGAACGGCTCGGAGTCAGACGGTTGGGGGTCCTCTTCGATGGGGCCGACGACTACAGCAGGGATATGGCCGCTCAGATCTCCCGTATCTTCCCCGCCGGGGGGGGTGAGGTGGTGGTGGAGGGGTTCGTCTCCGACGAGGAGCGGAGTGAGGCCCTCCAGAGGCTCGTGGGGTACGAGCCCGAGGGGATCGTGCTTCCCCTCTTCAGGGAGCAGCTCGTTCGGGTCGCGGGAGAACTCGAAGCGGCGGGGTATACCGGTTTCTTGCTCGGCCCGGATTCGTGGGGTACGCTCACGCCTGAGGACAGGATTTCCGGGTACTGGGTGACCCACTGGGACTTCACGTTCAACGAGAGTCCTTCCTCCCGATTCCTCGAGCGGTTTCTCGCCGAAAGAGGGGAGGAGCCGGACGTGTACGTATACTTCTGCGACGCGCTCTTCTTCCTTTGGGAGGGTGTGAAGGGGATGGATCGCCTCTCCCCCGAGGAGGTGCGGAATGCGTTGATGATGAAGAGGGGGTTCGTCGGAGCGTTGGGTTCGTGCGAGTTCCTGGAGGACGGGGAGCCGTGGAGACACCTGTACGTGATGGAACGGCTGCCCGGAGGGAGGACGGTGGTGAGAGATTTGCTGGACCCTGTGGAGTAG
- a CDS encoding cache domain-containing protein, which produces MRGGRFHLAVVTGVLLLIHVGGLFLVVETAKSGVQRDLRQELDRAHEVAALWREGALAAVEVLAAHPTVRTVLLEEGAPSDLIPFLEDLLGRAPLFERVCVLSPLGDARVSIPAGDLPFWREPFFRRASSKAERPVWEGVYLSPVFLSHKAVVWMRSRRGALLVVYLSLDDLEERLRRVGSHVVLLDGFGTPLEEEILEERFLSILRRGDGGVGRMRYQGRSWYYGISWMDEVGLFFVAMRPASIVFPPLFFFLWGVLAVGGYLAILLSVKVGEGRVRATIDTVSRSKGEDLSLLGLTADVVSNLFTGMYGMVKTMLGELAQRGGDVAERGVVLARELAKARAFAHQVRILSRGEPGDVGVWTVVSLIALVGERLGEDLVRRLDVISDPSLSFRGSREHAAIALENVVRVLFSFDEDAFVVCRTTRRVLEGNEYTMVSLYTPAGAEGFASSFGGGPMEGKDTGVQDPGILLAERILSLQGGFLGFRGVAGGLLCEMALPAGEDVPGSRGRQKG; this is translated from the coding sequence ATGCGGGGAGGAAGGTTCCACCTCGCAGTGGTCACGGGCGTGCTCCTCCTCATTCACGTGGGGGGACTCTTTCTCGTGGTGGAGACCGCTAAGAGCGGGGTGCAGCGGGATCTCCGGCAGGAGCTCGATCGGGCCCACGAGGTGGCCGCCCTCTGGCGTGAGGGGGCTCTCGCCGCGGTGGAGGTGCTGGCGGCTCATCCCACGGTGAGGACGGTCCTTCTCGAGGAGGGAGCCCCCTCCGACCTGATCCCTTTCCTGGAGGATCTCCTCGGACGCGCTCCTCTCTTCGAGCGTGTGTGTGTGCTTTCTCCTCTGGGGGACGCGCGTGTTTCGATTCCGGCCGGAGACCTCCCGTTCTGGAGGGAGCCTTTCTTCAGGAGGGCTTCCTCGAAGGCGGAGCGTCCGGTGTGGGAGGGGGTCTACCTCTCTCCCGTGTTCCTTTCGCACAAGGCCGTGGTGTGGATGAGGAGCCGGAGAGGGGCTCTCCTGGTGGTCTACCTCTCTCTGGATGATCTGGAGGAGAGGCTCCGCCGCGTGGGATCCCATGTGGTGCTGCTCGATGGGTTCGGAACTCCTCTCGAAGAGGAGATCCTGGAGGAGCGATTCCTCTCTATCCTCCGCCGAGGGGATGGGGGTGTGGGGAGGATGCGGTATCAGGGAAGGTCGTGGTACTACGGGATTTCCTGGATGGACGAGGTGGGTCTCTTTTTCGTGGCGATGCGTCCGGCCTCTATTGTGTTTCCTCCGCTCTTCTTCTTCCTGTGGGGTGTGCTCGCCGTGGGGGGCTACCTTGCGATCCTCCTGAGCGTGAAGGTAGGGGAGGGGCGCGTGAGGGCCACGATCGATACGGTGTCCCGATCCAAGGGGGAGGATCTCTCCCTGTTGGGATTGACGGCCGATGTGGTTTCCAACCTCTTCACCGGTATGTACGGAATGGTGAAGACGATGCTGGGGGAGCTCGCACAGAGGGGAGGGGATGTGGCCGAGAGGGGCGTGGTCCTCGCCCGGGAGCTTGCGAAGGCCCGTGCCTTTGCGCACCAGGTCCGGATCCTCTCCAGGGGGGAACCCGGGGATGTGGGGGTATGGACGGTGGTGAGCCTCATTGCACTGGTGGGGGAACGTCTGGGTGAGGATCTGGTCCGGAGGTTGGATGTGATTTCGGATCCCTCCCTTTCCTTCAGGGGAAGCCGGGAGCATGCAGCGATCGCCTTGGAGAATGTCGTGCGTGTGCTGTTCTCCTTCGACGAGGATGCGTTCGTGGTGTGCAGGACCACACGGAGGGTCCTCGAGGGGAACGAGTACACGATGGTTTCGCTCTATACCCCGGCAGGGGCCGAGGGTTTCGCCTCCTCCTTTGGGGGTGGGCCCATGGAGGGGAAAGATACCGGGGTGCAGGACCCAGGCATCCTCCTCGCGGAGAGAATCCTCTCCTTGCAGGGCGGGTTTCTTGGATTCAGGGGGGTGGCGGGAGGGCTCCTGTGTGAGATGGCGCTCCCTGCCGGTGAGGATGTTCCCGGGAGCCGGGGTAGGCAGAAAGGGTGA